In Microbacterium sp. ABRD28, the genomic stretch CTCGGCGGACTCGGCTACTACGTCAACGAGCTCGGGATCGCCGACGTCGTCATGCACATCGCCATCGCCGCCGACCGGGTCGCCCACCGGCATCCGCTCTCTCACGACCCCGCGTCGGGCAGCGCCGCCGGGGCCGACGTCGCGGCCGTGATCGAACGCCTCGTGCAGCAGCACTTCGGCGTGCGGCTGGGAGAGGGCGACGTGCAGCATCTCGCCGCGCTCGTGCTCACCCGTGTGATCGCGCCGGGCGGCGAGGGCGTGCAGGCGCGGGCGCGGCCGTCGCTCGACCCTCGGGTGGAGGCGGCGGTGCGGACGGCCGTCGGCCGGGCGGCGCGGGAGTTCCTCGTCGACATCGACGATGAGGACTTCATCACCCGTCTGGCGCTTCACGTTCAGAACCTCCGCCACCGTGCGCAGGACCAGGCGTGGTCGCGCAACCCGCTCACCCGGTCGTTGAAGTCGACGTATCCGATGATCTTCGAGCTGGCGGTGTACATCGCCGGTGAGCTCGACGCCGAGCTCGGCTTCCCCCTGCCCGACGACGAGATCGCCTACATCGCGATGCACGTCGGGGGCCGGCTCGAGCGGAGCCGCCAGAACGCTCAGCTGCTCACAGCCACGATCGTGTGCCCGGGATACTACGAGCTCCACGAGCTGCTGCGCTCGAGCGTGGACCGCTCGCTCGGCCAGGCGATCGAGGTCGTCGGCGTGGAGACGCGCGTCGACCCCGACTGGGAGAACCTCGGCACCGACCTCGTGCTCACCACGATCGACGCGCCGGTGACGGGGGAGCGGATCGTCCGCATCCAGCCGTTCCTCACCGACGCCGACGTCGAGCGGGTGCAGGCGGCGGCGGGCCGGGTGCGCCGCGCGCGGCGCCTCGCACGGCTGCGCACCGAGCTCGAGCGCTACTTCCCCGCCGATGCCTTCGTGCGCGGACTCGACGTCGACGACACCGGCGAGGAGGGGATCATCCGCCGCCTCGGCGGCATGCTCGTCGCCCAGGGCGTCATCGACGACGACTACGTCGAGCGGTCGATCCAGCGGGAGCGGATGTCGTCGACGGCATTCACCGACGCGCTGGCCGTGCCTCATGCGATCGGGATGACCGCGACGCGCACCGCCATCGCGGTGGGGGTCGCCGAGGGGTCGATTCCGTGGGGGGACTCGCGGGTGCAGGTCGTCGCGCTGGTGGCGTTCTCCGAGGGCGACCGGGAGGCCTTCCAGACGGTCTTCGAGCAGCTGGTCGAGGTCTTCTCCGAGCGCGAGAGCGTGTCGCGCATCGTCCGGCGGGGTACCGACTTCCCCGCCTTCCTCGACGAGCTCGTCGCCGTCATCGACGGCTAGCGTCGCTCGCGCGTTCCCAACTCCTGCAGATCCGCCCGGCCCCCGGCCTCGACGGCGCTTCCGGCGGCGTCGGCCCCGTTCTGCAGGAGTTGCGGACATCCAGCGGAGCGAACCCGGCGCTGGGAGCCCGCGTTCACCCGCGGCGAAGCCGCGCCTGGAGGCCCAGCCGTGCGGCGGGCCACTCGTGGGGGAGGAGCGAGTACACCGCGGTGTCGCGCAGCGACCCGTCGGGGCCCAGGCGGTGGTTGCGCAGAATCCCGTCGAGCTTCGCGCCGAGGCGCTCGATCGCCGCGCGCGACTGCCGGTTGTGGAAGTGGGTGCGGAATTCCACCGCGATCGCGTCGCACACCTCGAAGGCGTGCCCGAGCAGGAGAAGCTTCGCGGCCGTGTTGACCGCCGTGCGCTGCGACGCCACGCCCAGCCAGGTGTAACCGATCTCGACGTGCCGATTCGCCTGGTCGATGTTGCAGAAGGTCGTCATGCCGACGGCCGCGCCGGTGTCGGCGCGCACGACCGCCCACGGGTTCATCTCGCCGCGCTCCCCCCACGCCCGCCGCCGTGCGATCTCGGCATCCACGTCGGCGGGGGTCGGTACGGAGGTGTACCACGCATGCTCGAGACCCGCGGCAGCCTCGCGCAGGTCGGCGGCGTGCCCAGCCGCCAGGGGCTCGAGCCGGACGTGAGCGTTTTCGAGGATGACGGGGTCGGTCAGCAGCACGCCCGTCAGCCTACGCGCGCTCGCCGCTGTCGCCGGCCCGGTCACCGCCGCGGTCGTCGGCTCCCGATGTCTCACCCATCGCGGCCTGGACCACCACCGCCCCGGTCGCGGGATCCGGTGCGCGCGATGCCGCCCGCGCGGCGATGATCGCCCGGCGCCCGGCCGGCACGGTGACCGCCAACCCGATGACGATGAATGTCAGCACACCCGCCGCCACCAGGAGGGTCTCGATCGGCACTCTGTCGGCGAGCGGCCCGAAGAACACCATCCCGATCGGCATCGCCACGGCCATGACGATCCCGACGAAGCCGAACACGCGACCCTGCCGTTCGGGTTCGACCGTCTCCTGCAGGAGCGTCATCGACGGCGTCGAGAAGAACGGCACCGCCAGCCCGACGAGGAACATGAAGCCGAAGAACACCCACACGTTCGGTGACAGGCCGAGGCCCACCGAGAGCCCGCCGAACACCAGCGACGACACCACGATGAGACCGATCCGGCTTCGCCGCGCGAAGAAGGTCGCGACCACGACGCCGCCCAGCGTCATCCCGACACTGAAGGCGACCTCCAGCACCGCGAGGTTGACGACGTTCTGCTGCTCACCCGCGTCGAACGAGCGCACCAGCATCAGCGGGGTCAGGTTCGACGGGGCGACGGTGAGGAGGAAGATGATCGCGAACACGATCAGCAGCCACCGTACGAAGGCGTGGTG encodes the following:
- a CDS encoding GNAT family protein, with the protein product MLLTDPVILENAHVRLEPLAAGHAADLREAAAGLEHAWYTSVPTPADVDAEIARRRAWGERGEMNPWAVVRADTGAAVGMTTFCNIDQANRHVEIGYTWLGVASQRTAVNTAAKLLLLGHAFEVCDAIAVEFRTHFHNRQSRAAIERLGAKLDGILRNHRLGPDGSLRDTAVYSLLPHEWPAARLGLQARLRRG
- a CDS encoding PTS sugar transporter subunit IIA, with amino-acid sequence MTKARQDRLLTLLLRDGTWATASTLADALGVTPRSIRSYVGSINARVAPGVAIESGPLGYRAGPEGAVALRAAGGTDAGTPRDRLHTVIRGLLDTDTGIDLFDTAMELHVSPATLEADLARVRGLLSGTDLTLERSASTARLRGGEMARRRLLSRLAHDEMDAGAFDLGALRRSLAGTAVDADAFGAFKSDLVTELGGLGYYVNELGIADVVMHIAIAADRVAHRHPLSHDPASGSAAGADVAAVIERLVQQHFGVRLGEGDVQHLAALVLTRVIAPGGEGVQARARPSLDPRVEAAVRTAVGRAAREFLVDIDDEDFITRLALHVQNLRHRAQDQAWSRNPLTRSLKSTYPMIFELAVYIAGELDAELGFPLPDDEIAYIAMHVGGRLERSRQNAQLLTATIVCPGYYELHELLRSSVDRSLGQAIEVVGVETRVDPDWENLGTDLVLTTIDAPVTGERIVRIQPFLTDADVERVQAAAGRVRRARRLARLRTELERYFPADAFVRGLDVDDTGEEGIIRRLGGMLVAQGVIDDDYVERSIQRERMSSTAFTDALAVPHAIGMTATRTAIAVGVAEGSIPWGDSRVQVVALVAFSEGDREAFQTVFEQLVEVFSERESVSRIVRRGTDFPAFLDELVAVIDG
- a CDS encoding MFS transporter, which produces MTSDAAPVDTAEAPGWLRNVVFFLSGQTASLLGSMLVQYAVFWYLTITYESGLIMTLAAVFGFLPQAIVSIFGGVWADRHNRKFLIMGADAAIAATTLGLALIMLTGYDDLWLVFLALAIRSAGAGIQMPAVSALIPQITPTRHLMRINGLNGSIQSAMALLAPAAAGAIYAWASAATGGTAASLVPIFFIDVVTAVIGIGLLALIPVRAVRRAEGAPTAYFADLVDGVRYIAHHAFVRWLLIVFAIIFLLTVAPSNLTPLMLVRSFDAGEQQNVVNLAVLEVAFSVGMTLGGVVVATFFARRSRIGLIVVSSLVFGGLSVGLGLSPNVWVFFGFMFLVGLAVPFFSTPSMTLLQETVEPERQGRVFGFVGIVMAVAMPIGMVFFGPLADRVPIETLLVAAGVLTFIVIGLAVTVPAGRRAIIAARAASRAPDPATGAVVVQAAMGETSGADDRGGDRAGDSGERA